The following are encoded together in the Bradyrhizobium algeriense genome:
- a CDS encoding ABC transporter substrate-binding protein, translating into MNRTLGVIVAAALAVTAVPAWAQTVLKVRPFGDLKTIDPMVTSDYMVRNHGYMIYDTLFAQNEKGTIKPQMVESFATAPDGLTWTFVLRDDLKFHDGAAVTAADVVASLKRWGQLDGLGQQLTAHTASLEAVDARTVKLTLKDRWGLVLEALGKPSSMVPFIMPERIAKTPTNEAVKDPIGSGPFMMKRDEWSPGSRVVYVKAPTYVPRREPPSGLAGGKVANVDRVEWVIIPDAQTALNALQAGEIDIFEEIPPDMMTLLKGNAKVGIAKLAALQGVMRLNQAIPPFNNAKLRQAILHLVDQEQTLRAYVDDASLYTSCPSFYMCDSPYFTDAGWPKPDAAKAKQLVKESGYDGSPIVLLDATETALHPQTLVVAQAMRDIGLNVDYQAMDWPTLSTRRANKNPIAQGGWSAFMSGPAAPDMFEPVGHLALRSNCEKAWFGWPCDEAIEKLRAEFTMIPDLDGRKANARAVQLRAVETVPYVPVGQFYLVRGYRKDLTGLLSAGIPVYWSVGRGR; encoded by the coding sequence ATGAACAGAACTCTGGGAGTGATCGTCGCGGCGGCATTGGCCGTCACGGCCGTGCCGGCATGGGCACAAACCGTCCTGAAGGTGCGGCCCTTCGGTGATCTCAAGACCATCGATCCGATGGTGACGTCGGACTACATGGTCCGCAATCACGGCTACATGATCTACGACACGCTGTTTGCTCAGAACGAGAAGGGCACCATCAAGCCACAGATGGTGGAAAGCTTCGCTACCGCACCGGACGGTCTGACCTGGACGTTCGTGCTGCGCGACGATCTGAAATTTCATGACGGTGCAGCGGTCACCGCCGCCGACGTCGTCGCCTCACTCAAGCGCTGGGGCCAACTAGATGGCCTCGGCCAGCAACTGACGGCGCACACCGCCTCGCTGGAGGCCGTCGACGCCAGGACCGTCAAGCTCACGCTCAAAGATCGCTGGGGACTGGTGCTGGAAGCGCTCGGCAAGCCGAGTTCCATGGTGCCGTTCATCATGCCCGAGCGGATTGCTAAAACGCCGACGAACGAGGCGGTGAAGGATCCGATCGGATCCGGTCCGTTCATGATGAAACGTGACGAGTGGTCACCGGGTTCGAGGGTGGTCTATGTCAAGGCGCCGACCTACGTGCCGCGCCGGGAGCCGCCGAGCGGTCTGGCCGGCGGCAAGGTGGCGAATGTCGACCGCGTCGAATGGGTGATCATTCCTGACGCGCAGACCGCGCTCAATGCGCTGCAAGCCGGCGAAATCGACATCTTTGAAGAGATTCCTCCGGACATGATGACGCTACTGAAAGGCAATGCCAAGGTGGGCATCGCCAAACTCGCCGCGCTGCAGGGCGTGATGCGGCTCAACCAGGCGATCCCGCCGTTCAACAATGCCAAACTGCGCCAGGCGATCCTCCATCTGGTGGATCAGGAGCAGACGCTGCGCGCCTATGTCGACGACGCCTCGCTCTATACCAGCTGCCCCTCGTTCTACATGTGCGATTCGCCCTACTTCACCGACGCCGGCTGGCCGAAGCCGGATGCGGCCAAAGCGAAGCAACTGGTGAAGGAAAGCGGCTACGACGGGTCGCCGATCGTGCTGCTCGATGCCACCGAAACTGCGCTGCATCCGCAGACTCTCGTGGTGGCGCAGGCGATGCGTGATATCGGGCTGAACGTCGACTATCAAGCGATGGACTGGCCGACGCTGTCGACGCGGCGCGCCAACAAGAACCCGATCGCGCAAGGCGGCTGGTCCGCCTTCATGTCAGGGCCCGCGGCGCCGGACATGTTCGAGCCGGTCGGCCATTTGGCGCTGCGTTCGAACTGCGAAAAGGCCTGGTTCGGCTGGCCGTGCGACGAGGCCATCGAGAAGCTGCGGGCGGAATTCACGATGATTCCGGATCTCGACGGCCGCAAGGCCAATGCGCGTGCGGTCCAACTGCGGGCCGTCGAGACCGTGCCCTATGTCCCGGTCGGACAGTTTTATCTGGTCCGCGGCTACCGCAAGGATCTCACCGGATTGCTCAGTGCGGGCATCCCGGTCTACTGGAGCGTCGGCCGCGGCAGGTGA
- a CDS encoding tripartite tricarboxylate transporter substrate binding protein, giving the protein MKITRRNLLAASAAFAVTPALAQPAKNMTLVVPFPPGGSTDALARLLQSHLQTKLGRTVLVENKSGAAGSLGAVQVAKSAPDGATFLVTFDSHAVIPSILEKPGLDVEKDLVPVFLVGTAPYVLAANAERPYKTFADVVAACKASPGAVKYASVGIGTLGHLAMTVLGKKAGVEITHVPYRGGGPAMNDVLGGHVDMIIGSAALVTAQLGTNRLRPILQMGRERMAVLKDTQTAIEAGFPDFETLAWWGVFAPKDTPPDIIAGMAKSVKEILSEPAVATQLQETQQMTLLLADGKEFSTFFAKQVSIWGQVVRENNIKA; this is encoded by the coding sequence GTGAAGATTACCAGACGCAATCTGCTTGCGGCTTCGGCCGCGTTCGCGGTGACGCCGGCATTGGCGCAGCCGGCCAAGAACATGACGCTGGTGGTGCCGTTCCCACCGGGAGGCTCCACCGACGCGCTGGCGCGCTTGCTGCAGTCTCACCTGCAGACGAAGCTCGGCCGGACCGTGCTGGTGGAGAACAAATCCGGCGCGGCCGGCTCGCTCGGCGCCGTGCAGGTCGCCAAGAGCGCGCCTGACGGCGCGACGTTCCTGGTGACCTTCGACTCGCACGCGGTCATTCCCTCGATCCTCGAAAAGCCGGGGCTGGATGTCGAGAAGGATCTGGTGCCGGTGTTTCTCGTGGGCACTGCGCCTTACGTCCTCGCCGCAAACGCCGAGCGGCCGTACAAGACCTTTGCCGACGTGGTCGCTGCGTGCAAGGCAAGTCCCGGCGCGGTGAAATACGCCTCTGTCGGCATCGGCACGCTCGGCCATCTCGCGATGACGGTGCTGGGCAAGAAGGCCGGCGTGGAGATCACGCATGTGCCTTACCGCGGCGGCGGCCCGGCGATGAACGACGTGCTCGGCGGCCATGTCGACATGATCATCGGGTCGGCGGCTCTGGTCACGGCGCAACTGGGCACCAACAGGCTGCGGCCCATCCTGCAAATGGGACGCGAGCGGATGGCTGTGCTCAAGGACACGCAGACCGCGATCGAGGCAGGCTTCCCCGATTTCGAGACGCTGGCCTGGTGGGGCGTTTTCGCCCCAAAGGACACGCCGCCCGACATCATCGCCGGCATGGCGAAATCGGTGAAAGAGATTCTGAGCGAGCCAGCGGTAGCGACGCAATTGCAGGAGACGCAGCAGATGACGCTGCTGCTCGCCGACGGCAAGGAGTTCTCGACGTTCTTCGCCAAACAGGTCAGCATCTGGGGCCAGGTCGTGCGGGAGAATAATATCAAGGCGTAG
- a CDS encoding dimethylsulfonioproprionate lyase family protein gives MSQKDEFHNLDNPHDGLLRELASGVTTRIFSGEHAMLSVVTLAPHAQGTLHHHPEEQWGVLLDGSAIRVQGGEEIPVKKGDFWRTPGNVPHTMRAGPDGARVLDIFSPPRPEYKKAGSGFGT, from the coding sequence ATGAGTCAGAAGGACGAATTTCATAATCTCGACAATCCGCATGATGGCCTGTTGCGCGAACTCGCGTCCGGCGTCACGACGCGAATCTTCTCCGGCGAGCATGCGATGCTGTCGGTGGTGACGCTGGCGCCGCACGCGCAAGGCACCCTGCATCATCACCCCGAGGAACAATGGGGCGTGCTGCTCGATGGCTCGGCCATCCGGGTTCAGGGCGGTGAGGAAATTCCGGTCAAGAAGGGCGATTTCTGGCGCACGCCGGGAAATGTGCCGCACACCATGCGGGCTGGACCGGACGGCGCGCGCGTGCTTGACATCTTCAGCCCGCCGCGGCCCGAGTACAAAAAGGCCGGGTCCGGCTTCGGCACTTAA
- a CDS encoding RraA family protein, producing MSITTAMTSVPKPAPELIEALRGAPTSVISDNLARLPGAVGLRPFHRGSKLVGVAFTVRTRPGDNLAIHRALELVGPGDVIVVDGGGDETRALVGEIMKTIAEYRGAAGYVIDGAIRDVSAFAASDFPCFARAAIHRGPYKSGPGEINVPVSIGGSVISPGDIVVGDEDGVVSFPAATAATVLEAVRAQIAREEQTIISIREGRYQGSYGKS from the coding sequence ATGAGCATCACCACGGCCATGACGAGCGTGCCGAAGCCTGCGCCCGAGCTGATCGAAGCGCTCAGGGGCGCGCCGACCTCTGTGATCAGCGACAACCTTGCCCGGCTGCCGGGCGCCGTAGGCCTGCGGCCGTTCCATCGCGGCAGCAAGCTGGTGGGCGTCGCGTTCACCGTGCGCACGCGGCCGGGCGACAATCTTGCGATCCACCGGGCGCTCGAACTGGTCGGGCCCGGGGACGTGATCGTGGTCGATGGCGGCGGCGACGAGACGCGGGCGCTGGTCGGCGAGATCATGAAGACCATCGCTGAGTATCGCGGCGCTGCCGGTTACGTGATCGACGGCGCGATCCGTGACGTCTCGGCTTTCGCTGCATCCGACTTTCCCTGCTTTGCGCGCGCCGCGATCCATCGCGGGCCCTACAAGAGCGGTCCGGGCGAAATCAACGTGCCGGTATCCATCGGGGGCTCGGTGATCTCCCCCGGCGACATCGTGGTCGGCGACGAGGACGGCGTGGTGTCGTTTCCCGCCGCGACGGCAGCCACCGTGCTGGAAGCGGTTCGCGCCCAGATCGCGCGCGAGGAGCAAACCATCATCTCGATCCGCGAAGGCCGCTACCAGGGCAGCTACGGCAAATCTTGA
- a CDS encoding helix-turn-helix domain-containing protein produces MLFQNLSPSPALSITQFSDIDAFRPVEFVADARSIPLNLANFHTARAMVQLPGCQIAVLTSFPRIVDVSYRAPHGVVIFQIEDAYEVSVNGMSVNRPAFIGMRGNLDLQFVEPRGSLHAIVTLGARLRDREWFDTPDELCPFTPDPDALATVRSVTTGILQAASARPDLLQEPRSALAMQEGLLLAIDEMFRSGRAPELAGRLASRSYCRLVRRIDDYVAFHAASAIYSADLAEQCGVSVRTLGTAVASVRGMSLHRYLRLKQLWSARAQLVKGSDAITVTSCARANGFHHMGEFARLYRATFHETASRTLARARGTD; encoded by the coding sequence ATGCTGTTCCAGAACCTTTCGCCTTCACCGGCGCTTTCGATCACGCAATTTTCCGACATCGACGCCTTCCGGCCGGTCGAATTCGTCGCCGATGCGCGCAGCATCCCGCTGAACCTGGCGAATTTCCATACCGCGCGCGCGATGGTGCAGTTGCCGGGCTGCCAGATCGCCGTGCTCACCTCGTTTCCCCGCATCGTCGATGTCAGCTACCGCGCGCCGCATGGCGTCGTCATCTTCCAGATCGAGGACGCCTACGAGGTCTCCGTCAACGGCATGTCCGTGAATCGTCCGGCCTTTATCGGCATGCGCGGCAATCTGGATTTGCAGTTCGTCGAACCCCGTGGATCGCTGCACGCGATCGTCACCCTTGGCGCCCGCCTGCGGGATCGCGAATGGTTCGATACGCCGGACGAGCTGTGCCCGTTCACGCCGGACCCAGACGCGCTGGCGACGGTCAGATCCGTCACAACAGGTATTTTGCAGGCGGCTTCCGCCAGACCGGACCTGTTGCAGGAGCCGCGCTCGGCGCTTGCAATGCAGGAGGGCCTGCTGCTCGCTATCGACGAAATGTTCCGCAGCGGCAGAGCGCCGGAATTGGCGGGCCGGCTTGCAAGCAGGAGCTATTGCCGCCTCGTTCGCAGGATCGACGACTATGTCGCGTTTCATGCCGCCTCGGCGATCTACAGCGCCGACCTCGCCGAACAATGCGGCGTCTCGGTCAGAACCCTGGGCACGGCGGTGGCAAGCGTCCGCGGCATGAGCCTGCATCGTTATTTGCGTCTCAAGCAGCTTTGGTCGGCCCGCGCACAACTCGTGAAAGGGTCCGACGCCATCACCGTGACGTCGTGCGCCCGAGCCAACGGCTTCCATCACATGGGCGAATTCGCCAGGCTCTATCGCGCAACGTTCCATGAAACGGCATCGCGCACCTTGGCCCGCGCGCGAGGAACCGACTGA
- a CDS encoding 2-dehydropantoate 2-reductase codes for MVSGQTIGIAGAGSIGCFVGGMLAAGGRRVALLGRPRVIAEIEAHGLRPTSFEGFDQTIMRDRFALSENPSVFEDAGIVLVTVKSADTAAMADIIARHAPSDVVIVSLQNGVGNTAVLRNRLPGRRVLGGMVGFNVIALGNGRFHRATSGGIVIEQDETLPAGKLSVPGLTIRSTDNIDGVQWGKLLLNLLNALNALGDLPLRRQLSSRPWRRLFADQMAEGLAAIRAEGIKPVSPTPLPAAWMPPLLRLPDPIFEAMLGWTMKIDPEARSSMWEDLKHGRRTEIDYLQGVITGIAERRGLEAPLSRRIVELIRQAERKAKGSPGLTPEQIRAAN; via the coding sequence ATGGTTTCAGGCCAAACGATCGGTATTGCAGGGGCGGGCAGCATCGGCTGCTTCGTCGGCGGCATGCTGGCGGCCGGTGGCCGCCGCGTTGCGCTGCTGGGGCGTCCGCGCGTGATCGCTGAAATCGAAGCCCACGGCTTGCGGCCGACGAGTTTTGAAGGTTTTGACCAGACTATCATGCGCGATCGGTTCGCATTGTCGGAAAATCCTTCCGTTTTTGAGGACGCCGGCATCGTGCTGGTCACGGTCAAGAGCGCAGATACCGCTGCCATGGCCGACATCATCGCGAGGCACGCACCATCCGATGTCGTCATCGTCAGCCTGCAGAATGGTGTCGGCAACACTGCCGTCCTGCGCAACCGCCTGCCGGGACGGCGCGTGCTCGGCGGCATGGTGGGATTCAACGTGATTGCGCTCGGCAACGGGCGGTTTCATCGCGCCACTTCCGGCGGCATTGTCATCGAGCAGGACGAGACGCTGCCTGCCGGGAAGCTGTCGGTGCCGGGCCTGACGATACGGTCGACCGACAACATCGACGGCGTGCAGTGGGGCAAGCTGTTGCTCAATCTTCTCAATGCGCTTAACGCGCTGGGCGATCTGCCGCTGCGCCGGCAACTCAGCTCGCGGCCATGGCGGCGCTTGTTCGCCGATCAGATGGCGGAAGGTTTGGCTGCGATTCGCGCCGAGGGCATCAAGCCGGTCTCGCCGACGCCGCTTCCAGCTGCATGGATGCCGCCGCTGCTGCGGCTGCCAGACCCGATCTTCGAGGCGATGCTGGGATGGACGATGAAAATCGATCCCGAGGCGCGCTCGTCGATGTGGGAAGATCTGAAGCACGGCCGGCGCACCGAGATCGATTATCTGCAAGGCGTCATCACCGGGATCGCCGAGCGTCGTGGCCTGGAAGCGCCGCTGTCACGCCGGATCGTGGAACTGATCCGGCAGGCCGAGCGCAAGGCCAAGGGCTCGCCCGGCCTGACGCCGGAGCAGATTCGCGCTGCGAATTGA
- a CDS encoding YidB family protein: MGLLDVLNGMQNGPRGPSTPSAKDEGGGMSPLTMAILALLAWKGIKHFSGNQTGSAPRPTPAPTPGNVTAGMPGGGAGGMSDMLKGGLGGLLAGGAAGTILSGGLGDLLKQFQQNGLGDQADSWVSNGPNKQVSPGDLANALGADQIESLASQSGLSRNDLLQGLSQFLPDVVNHLTPDGRLPNENELSERI; this comes from the coding sequence ATGGGTTTACTCGACGTACTCAACGGCATGCAGAATGGCCCACGCGGCCCGAGCACCCCCAGCGCAAAGGATGAAGGCGGCGGGATGTCGCCCCTCACCATGGCGATCCTGGCGCTGCTGGCCTGGAAAGGCATCAAGCATTTCAGCGGCAATCAGACCGGCTCCGCGCCGCGCCCCACACCCGCTCCCACACCCGGCAATGTGACTGCCGGCATGCCCGGCGGCGGCGCGGGCGGTATGAGCGACATGCTCAAGGGCGGATTGGGCGGTCTACTCGCGGGCGGCGCGGCCGGTACCATCCTGAGCGGCGGCCTCGGCGATCTCCTGAAACAGTTCCAGCAGAACGGACTGGGCGATCAGGCCGACTCGTGGGTCAGCAACGGCCCCAACAAGCAGGTCTCACCCGGCGACCTCGCCAACGCGCTCGGCGCTGACCAGATCGAGTCCCTCGCCTCCCAAAGCGGCCTCTCGCGCAACGATTTGCTGCAGGGCCTCAGCCAGTTCTTGCCCGACGTCGTCAATCACTTGACGCCGGACGGACGCCTGCCGAACGAGAACGAACTGTCGGAACGGATCTGA
- a CDS encoding GlsB/YeaQ/YmgE family stress response membrane protein gives MGGIIWIIVVGFVAGIIARILSPGQNNPTGFILTTVLGIAGAFLATWIGQAIGHYGPDQGAGFITATIGALVVLFIWNRLVARGMISDPGNR, from the coding sequence ATGGGCGGCATCATCTGGATCATCGTCGTCGGCTTCGTCGCCGGCATCATCGCGCGCATCCTTTCGCCGGGCCAGAACAATCCGACCGGCTTTATCCTGACCACGGTGCTCGGCATCGCCGGCGCGTTTCTGGCGACCTGGATCGGCCAAGCCATCGGCCATTACGGCCCCGATCAGGGCGCCGGCTTCATCACCGCCACCATCGGCGCGCTGGTGGTGCTGTTCATCTGGAACCGGCTGGTGGCGAGGGGCATGATCTCGGATCCGGGTAACAGGTAA
- a CDS encoding SDR family NAD(P)-dependent oxidoreductase, translating into MSKDGLCAIVTGSASGLGAATAAILAKGGARIVVNYSNSKAEAEATADLCRSAGAEVVVVQGDVSRDEDCRKIAAAAAPWGRLDVLVNNAGTTKHVPHHDLEGLSAEDFQRIYAVNTIGPFQMIRAARAQLEAGAKASGLPSAVVNVSSVAGISGGGSSVAYAASKGALNTMTQSLARALAPLIRVNTVCPGYIDTPWFTKGRGEAGAKAVRDAVVAKVPLKVASTAEDIAQLVCFLASPASSNMTGEFVRMDAGMHLVL; encoded by the coding sequence ATGTCGAAGGATGGTTTGTGCGCGATTGTCACCGGTTCTGCCTCGGGCCTCGGGGCCGCCACCGCCGCCATTCTGGCAAAGGGCGGCGCGCGCATCGTCGTCAACTATTCCAACAGCAAGGCGGAAGCTGAAGCGACCGCCGATCTCTGCCGCAGCGCCGGCGCCGAAGTCGTCGTGGTGCAGGGCGACGTATCGCGCGACGAGGATTGCAGGAAGATTGCGGCAGCGGCTGCGCCGTGGGGCCGTCTCGACGTGCTGGTCAACAATGCCGGCACCACCAAGCATGTGCCGCATCACGATCTCGAGGGGCTTTCGGCCGAGGATTTTCAGCGCATCTACGCCGTGAATACGATCGGGCCGTTCCAGATGATCCGCGCGGCGCGTGCCCAGCTCGAAGCCGGCGCGAAGGCCTCAGGCCTGCCGTCCGCTGTCGTCAACGTGTCGTCGGTCGCCGGCATTTCCGGCGGCGGCTCCTCGGTCGCCTATGCCGCCAGCAAGGGCGCGCTCAACACCATGACGCAGTCGCTGGCGCGCGCGCTGGCGCCTCTGATCCGCGTCAACACGGTGTGCCCCGGCTATATCGATACGCCCTGGTTCACCAAGGGTCGCGGCGAAGCCGGCGCCAAGGCGGTGCGCGACGCCGTGGTGGCGAAGGTGCCGCTGAAGGTCGCCTCAACGGCCGAAGACATCGCGCAACTGGTGTGCTTCCTGGCGTCGCCGGCATCGAGCAACATGACCGGCGAGTTCGTGCGCATGGATGCGGGGATGCATCTGGTGTTGTGA
- a CDS encoding acyl-CoA dehydrogenase family protein translates to MAESENIVAETAEKIFADLADAQTINRDNKGEWKAPLWQALTDAGLPLSWVDEDCGGSGASLAEGFSVLSAAGRFAIAVPLAETMLAGWLLAQAKITSPDGEMTVVPASPKDRMTVNADGSLSGKARSVPFAKAAKHFAVLASDAKGGVSIALVDATKGRIETGLNLGGDNSDTVTLDKVQPVTIKPAPKGFDQTRLMLMGGVARSLQIAGALESMLEISVRYSNERIAFEKKISKFQAVQHNLARLAGESAAALAAATSAADAIANATSFNDEVFLEAVAAKIRCAEAAEKGGAIAHQVHGAIGFTNEHILHRYSLRALAWRDDFGSESYWAVELGKLVCNRGADELWPLVASR, encoded by the coding sequence GTGGCGGAGAGTGAGAACATCGTTGCCGAGACCGCGGAGAAAATCTTCGCCGATCTCGCCGACGCCCAAACCATCAATCGCGACAACAAGGGCGAGTGGAAAGCGCCGCTCTGGCAGGCGCTGACGGACGCCGGCCTGCCGCTGTCGTGGGTGGACGAAGATTGCGGCGGCTCGGGCGCCTCGCTTGCCGAAGGTTTCAGCGTGCTCAGCGCGGCCGGACGCTTCGCGATCGCGGTACCGCTTGCCGAGACCATGCTGGCAGGCTGGCTGTTGGCGCAGGCCAAAATTACCTCGCCCGATGGCGAGATGACGGTGGTGCCCGCGAGCCCGAAAGACCGGATGACCGTCAATGCCGATGGCAGCCTTTCCGGCAAGGCGCGCAGCGTGCCGTTTGCCAAGGCGGCAAAGCATTTTGCGGTGCTCGCAAGCGATGCGAAGGGCGGCGTCTCCATCGCACTGGTCGATGCCACCAAGGGCCGGATCGAGACCGGGCTCAATCTCGGCGGCGACAATTCGGACACCGTAACGCTGGACAAGGTGCAGCCGGTCACAATCAAGCCGGCGCCAAAAGGTTTCGATCAGACCCGGCTGATGCTGATGGGCGGCGTCGCGCGGTCCCTGCAGATCGCAGGCGCGCTGGAATCGATGCTGGAAATTTCCGTGCGCTATTCCAACGAGCGCATAGCCTTCGAGAAGAAGATCTCGAAATTCCAGGCGGTGCAGCACAATCTGGCGCGGCTCGCCGGCGAGTCGGCGGCGGCACTTGCCGCGGCCACCTCGGCCGCCGACGCCATTGCCAACGCGACGTCCTTCAACGACGAAGTGTTTCTCGAAGCGGTGGCGGCAAAGATCCGCTGCGCGGAAGCGGCGGAGAAAGGCGGCGCCATCGCCCATCAGGTGCACGGCGCGATCGGCTTCACCAACGAGCACATCCTGCATCGCTATTCGCTGCGCGCGCTGGCCTGGCGCGACGATTTCGGTTCCGAAAGTTATTGGGCGGTCGAGCTCGGCAAGCTCGTTTGCAACCGCGGCGCCGATGAATTGTGGCCGCTGGTGGCCTCGCGCTGA
- a CDS encoding acyl-CoA dehydrogenase family protein → MTAALRFDPIRLPSECEQLRKEVRAFLAEEIAAGTFDPHKPNREDTDVPEFSRKVGARGWLGMTWPKKYGGHERSFLERYVVTEEMRVANAPTRRFFVADRQSGPVLLKYAPENIKMDILPRICRGEVCFAIGMSEPNSGSDLFAAKTRATKTDGGYLINGTKIWTSSAHIADYMIAIFRTSPPTKENRRHGLTQFLVKMKQPGIQVNPIGQITGQYEFNEVVFTDFFVPDDHVLGEIDGAWKQATSELAYERSGPERFLETYYVLTELVRAVGTNPDTRSAEGIGRLVAQVHTMRRMSVSVAGMLQAGKEPVVEASIVKDIGTVWEQQLPHRVRDLAAFVEETATNRETLEKQLDFAIKTAPKLTIQGGTTEVLRGIIARGLGLR, encoded by the coding sequence ATGACCGCAGCCCTCCGTTTCGATCCGATCCGCCTGCCTAGCGAATGCGAGCAGTTGCGCAAGGAAGTGCGCGCCTTCCTCGCCGAAGAAATCGCCGCCGGCACCTTCGATCCGCACAAGCCGAACCGCGAGGACACCGACGTGCCGGAATTTTCCCGCAAGGTCGGCGCCCGCGGCTGGCTCGGCATGACCTGGCCGAAGAAATACGGCGGCCACGAGCGCTCGTTCCTCGAGCGTTATGTCGTGACCGAGGAAATGCGCGTGGCGAACGCGCCGACGCGACGCTTCTTCGTCGCCGACCGCCAGAGCGGCCCGGTGCTTTTGAAATACGCGCCCGAAAACATCAAGATGGACATCCTGCCGCGCATCTGCCGCGGTGAGGTATGTTTCGCGATCGGCATGAGCGAGCCGAATTCGGGCTCCGATCTGTTTGCGGCAAAAACCCGTGCGACAAAAACCGACGGCGGCTATCTGATCAACGGCACCAAGATCTGGACCTCCTCGGCCCACATCGCCGACTACATGATCGCGATCTTCCGGACGTCGCCGCCGACGAAGGAGAACCGCCGCCATGGCCTGACGCAGTTTCTGGTCAAGATGAAGCAGCCGGGCATCCAGGTGAACCCGATCGGCCAGATCACCGGGCAGTACGAATTCAACGAGGTGGTTTTCACGGACTTCTTCGTTCCCGACGATCATGTGCTCGGTGAAATCGACGGCGCCTGGAAGCAGGCGACCAGCGAACTCGCCTATGAACGGTCGGGTCCGGAACGTTTTCTCGAAACCTATTACGTGCTGACCGAACTGGTCCGCGCCGTCGGCACCAACCCGGATACCCGCAGCGCCGAAGGCATCGGGCGGCTGGTGGCGCAGGTGCACACCATGCGGCGGATGTCGGTCTCGGTCGCCGGCATGCTGCAGGCCGGCAAGGAGCCGGTGGTCGAGGCTTCCATCGTGAAAGACATCGGCACGGTGTGGGAGCAGCAATTGCCGCACCGCGTGCGCGATCTCGCCGCCTTTGTCGAGGAGACCGCTACCAACCGCGAGACGCTGGAAAAGCAGCTCGACTTCGCCATCAAGACCGCGCCCAAACTGACGATCCAGGGCGGCACCACCGAAGTGCTGCGCGGCATCATCGCGCGCGGGCTTGGTCTGCGCTGA
- a CDS encoding enoyl-CoA hydratase/isomerase family protein, with protein sequence MTKYIDIGVEKHGHVGLIEIRKPPLNFFDVSLINQIADALEEFDKDIEIRASVLAAQGKAFCAGADFSDPRRQEQEASAQKDPAANLPINHLYVQAVRIFRNKKPVVAAIHGAAIGGGLGLAVSADFRVTCPEARFAANFTKLGFHPGFGLTATLPELVGKNNAELIFYTSRRVTGEEATRMGLANLCVPQDQVRAEAMKLAAEIAECSPLGLISTRATMRAGLADRVLAATNHELVEQTKLRATEDFKEGVKATAERRVANFKGR encoded by the coding sequence ATGACCAAATACATTGATATCGGCGTCGAGAAGCACGGCCATGTCGGCCTGATCGAAATCCGCAAGCCGCCCTTGAACTTCTTCGACGTCTCCCTGATCAACCAGATCGCGGATGCGCTGGAAGAGTTCGACAAGGACATCGAAATCCGCGCCTCGGTGCTGGCCGCGCAAGGCAAGGCGTTCTGCGCCGGCGCCGATTTTTCCGATCCGAGGCGGCAGGAGCAGGAAGCCAGCGCGCAAAAGGATCCGGCGGCGAACCTGCCGATCAACCATCTCTATGTGCAGGCCGTGCGCATCTTCCGCAACAAGAAGCCCGTCGTCGCCGCCATCCATGGCGCCGCCATCGGCGGCGGGCTTGGACTGGCGGTCTCAGCGGATTTCCGCGTCACCTGTCCTGAAGCGCGCTTCGCCGCCAATTTCACAAAACTCGGCTTTCATCCCGGCTTCGGCCTGACCGCGACGCTTCCCGAACTGGTCGGCAAGAACAACGCAGAACTGATCTTCTACACCAGCCGCCGCGTCACCGGCGAGGAAGCTACCCGGATGGGCCTCGCCAATCTCTGCGTGCCGCAGGATCAGGTGCGGGCTGAGGCGATGAAGCTCGCCGCCGAAATCGCCGAATGCTCGCCGCTCGGCCTGATCTCAACCCGCGCCACCATGCGCGCCGGCCTCGCCGACCGCGTATTGGCCGCCACCAACCACGAGTTGGTCGAGCAGACCAAGCTCCGCGCGACGGAGGACTTCAAGGAAGGCGTCAAGGCCACTGCCGAACGCCGGGTGGCGAATTTCAAGGGGCGGTAA